One region of Syntrophobacter fumaroxidans MPOB genomic DNA includes:
- a CDS encoding Lon protease family protein, giving the protein MARKFPELSVKELRAYIEPETLPFETTASLEAPGDRVVGQERAIDAIQFGMGMKTSGYNIFIAGPAKAGLTFMAKSFIEERARKEPTPPDWCYVFNFKEQDKPKCLKVTPGRGKALKKDMNEFIDTLQAKIPEVFDSDDYRAKESEVHQAFEKQRREIIDELSQQAKDQGFILQFSQVGMVIIPANKEGEPMTQEDLRHLGEEERLVLREKSDELHEKMKEAIKHIREAEAEFKDKHTKLDNEIALFVVGQLMDTYEETYKDDEQVLEYLKMVQEDILENIEDFKKKPEAAQQQGQPGTPFPMPTRETAMRKYDVNVLIDNSETEGAPVVIESNPAYPNIFGSIERQAWFGALFTDHTMIKAGALHKANGGYLVMKALDLLKWFVTYEALKRALRDGEVRIEDLGELYGIFSTRTIRPEPIPLNVKIVLTGDPYIYQLLYTYDDRFQKLFKVKAHMDDQMDRSEDKLLQCAGMISRYCEDHKLRHLDRTGVSRVLEYSVELTEDRDKLTLEFGTIGDLLKEANYFAGIEDCEFVKREHVEQAIKKRIYRSNLIEERMKEMMLKDIFWVETTGGKVGQVNGLSVLMAGDHVFGRPNRITCSVSVGREGMISIDRESKMSGPTHTKGLIILSSILKDRFAHNKPISLNASLCFEQSYGMVDGDSASSTELYVLLSAIADVPIKQGIAVTGSVSQKGEIQPIGGVNHKVKGFFDICKHKGLTGKQGVMIPSKNVRNLMLDQEVIDAAKEGKFHIWPVSTIEEGIELLTGMKAGKLQPDGTYPEGTLFRKVDDRLREIAEIVKTFGKDSDNGRKSSEEEGGCSGCGA; this is encoded by the coding sequence ATGGCAAGAAAATTCCCGGAACTTTCAGTGAAAGAATTGAGAGCATACATCGAACCGGAAACACTTCCCTTTGAGACGACCGCTTCCCTGGAGGCTCCGGGAGACCGGGTGGTGGGGCAGGAAAGGGCCATCGACGCCATACAGTTCGGTATGGGCATGAAGACGAGCGGCTACAACATCTTCATCGCGGGGCCCGCCAAGGCCGGTCTGACGTTCATGGCGAAATCGTTCATCGAGGAACGGGCGCGCAAGGAACCGACGCCCCCCGACTGGTGTTATGTCTTCAATTTCAAGGAGCAGGACAAACCCAAGTGTCTCAAGGTGACGCCCGGTCGGGGCAAGGCGCTCAAGAAAGACATGAATGAGTTCATCGATACGCTGCAGGCCAAAATCCCCGAAGTTTTCGACAGCGACGATTACCGGGCCAAGGAAAGCGAGGTGCACCAGGCCTTTGAGAAGCAGCGCCGGGAAATCATCGATGAGCTCTCGCAGCAGGCAAAGGACCAGGGGTTCATTCTGCAGTTCTCCCAGGTCGGAATGGTGATCATCCCCGCCAATAAGGAAGGGGAACCCATGACCCAGGAGGATTTGCGGCACCTGGGCGAGGAAGAGCGGTTGGTGCTGCGGGAAAAGAGCGACGAGCTCCACGAAAAGATGAAAGAGGCGATCAAGCACATCCGCGAGGCCGAAGCCGAATTCAAGGATAAACACACGAAATTGGACAATGAGATCGCGCTCTTCGTCGTCGGCCAGCTCATGGATACCTACGAGGAAACGTACAAGGACGACGAACAGGTACTCGAATACCTGAAGATGGTCCAGGAAGACATCCTCGAAAACATCGAGGATTTCAAGAAGAAACCCGAAGCGGCCCAGCAGCAGGGACAGCCCGGCACACCTTTCCCGATGCCCACGCGGGAAACCGCCATGCGCAAGTACGACGTGAATGTCCTCATCGACAATTCGGAAACGGAAGGCGCTCCCGTGGTCATCGAATCCAACCCCGCTTACCCGAACATTTTCGGGTCCATCGAACGGCAGGCGTGGTTCGGAGCGCTGTTCACCGACCATACCATGATCAAGGCGGGAGCGCTTCACAAGGCCAATGGCGGGTATCTCGTCATGAAGGCGCTGGACCTGTTGAAGTGGTTCGTCACCTACGAGGCCCTCAAACGGGCGCTCCGGGACGGTGAGGTCCGGATCGAGGATCTGGGCGAACTGTACGGTATTTTCAGCACCCGCACCATTCGCCCGGAGCCCATCCCGCTCAACGTCAAGATCGTCCTCACCGGCGACCCGTACATCTACCAGTTGCTCTACACCTACGATGACCGCTTCCAGAAGCTGTTCAAGGTCAAGGCCCATATGGACGATCAGATGGACCGCAGCGAGGACAAGCTCCTCCAGTGCGCCGGGATGATCAGCCGCTATTGCGAGGACCACAAACTGCGCCATCTCGACCGGACCGGCGTATCCCGCGTGCTCGAATACAGCGTGGAGCTCACGGAAGACCGCGACAAGCTCACTTTGGAGTTCGGCACCATCGGCGATCTGCTCAAGGAAGCCAATTACTTCGCCGGGATCGAGGACTGCGAATTCGTCAAGCGCGAGCATGTGGAGCAGGCGATCAAGAAACGGATCTACCGCTCCAACCTCATCGAGGAGCGCATGAAGGAGATGATGCTCAAGGACATCTTCTGGGTGGAAACCACGGGCGGCAAGGTCGGCCAGGTGAACGGCCTTTCCGTGCTCATGGCGGGGGATCACGTGTTCGGAAGGCCGAACCGCATCACGTGTTCGGTGTCGGTGGGCCGCGAGGGCATGATTTCCATCGATCGGGAATCCAAGATGAGCGGGCCGACCCACACCAAGGGCCTCATCATCCTGAGCAGCATCCTCAAAGACCGCTTCGCCCACAACAAGCCGATCTCGCTCAACGCGTCCCTGTGTTTCGAGCAGAGCTACGGCATGGTGGACGGCGACAGCGCGTCGAGCACCGAGCTGTACGTGCTCCTGAGCGCCATTGCCGACGTCCCCATCAAGCAGGGAATCGCCGTCACCGGGTCGGTGAGCCAGAAAGGCGAGATTCAGCCCATCGGCGGGGTGAACCACAAGGTCAAGGGATTCTTCGACATCTGCAAACACAAGGGATTGACCGGAAAACAGGGCGTCATGATCCCGTCCAAGAATGTCCGCAACCTGATGCTCGACCAGGAAGTGATCGATGCCGCCAAGGAAGGCAAGTTCCATATCTGGCCGGTTTCGACCATCGAGGAAGGGATCGAGCTCCTCACGGGAATGAAAGCCGGCAAACTGCAGCCGGACGGAACCTACCCCGAGGGCACCCTGTTCCGCAAGGTCGATGACCGCCTCAGAGAGATTGCGGAGATCGTCAAGACCTTCGGAAAGGACTCCGACAACGGCAGAAAGTCCTCCGAGGAGGAGGGCGGCTGCTCCGGCTGCGGAGCCTGA
- a CDS encoding KH domain-containing protein, protein MAFKDLVEYLVTSLADHPREVVLTEREEDDTVILELKISTEDLGRIIGKNGNTINAIRTVIQTAASSTKKKVKLDVLS, encoded by the coding sequence GTGGCATTTAAAGATCTCGTTGAATATCTGGTCACATCGCTTGCGGATCACCCGCGGGAAGTGGTTCTTACGGAACGGGAAGAAGACGACACGGTGATACTGGAATTGAAGATCTCCACCGAGGACCTCGGTCGGATCATCGGCAAGAACGGCAACACGATCAACGCTATTCGGACAGTGATTCAGACGGCGGCTTCGAGCACGAAGAAGAAAGTGAAACTGGACGTGCTCAGCTGA
- a CDS encoding MTH1187 family thiamine-binding protein — protein sequence MAVVEVSIVPIGVPGTSLSTHVAKVLKVLKESSLQYELTAMGTIVSGDLDEILPVLKRMHESCFGPEVTRVLTQIRIDDRRDRKGTPEQKIRSVMDKLTDR from the coding sequence ATGGCGGTGGTTGAGGTCAGCATCGTTCCGATCGGGGTGCCGGGCACGAGCCTTAGCACGCACGTGGCAAAGGTCCTCAAAGTGCTCAAGGAAAGCTCGCTTCAGTATGAACTGACGGCAATGGGCACGATCGTGTCGGGGGATCTCGATGAAATCCTGCCGGTTCTGAAGCGAATGCATGAGAGCTGTTTCGGTCCAGAGGTGACTCGGGTGCTGACGCAGATCCGGATTGACGATCGCAGAGATCGGAAGGGCACTCCCGAGCAGAAGATTCGATCCGTCATGGACAAGTTGACCGATCGATAA
- a CDS encoding sugar phosphate isomerase/epimerase family protein — translation MKPYFSDAMQTLLRQVHINMPIKLLPKYLEMILHYRLNVELGFEAVELDRMSGKELSAVAGKLHGRNCRISLHGPFWDLSTGSVDPLIRKVSVSRFQQLFETLDIFRPVQVVLHTGFDPRHHRGHRRAWLDNSMAIWEPLVKRAEGLNIPLLLENVWERDPELHLELFGRIDSPFFGFCLDVGHQHSFSGTALSVWLEALWHVLREIHVHDNDGSRDAHLPVGRGSIDFALLFDFLKARNLTPLLTLEPHLEEHLPESLSGLMRVMTACGTAWPVLS, via the coding sequence ATGAAACCATATTTCAGCGACGCCATGCAGACCCTCCTCAGGCAGGTTCACATCAACATGCCGATCAAGCTCCTGCCGAAATACCTGGAGATGATTCTGCATTACCGGCTCAACGTGGAGCTGGGCTTCGAGGCGGTGGAGCTGGACCGGATGTCGGGGAAAGAACTGAGTGCCGTCGCCGGGAAGCTTCACGGGAGGAACTGCCGCATCAGCCTGCACGGGCCTTTCTGGGACCTGAGCACGGGCAGCGTCGATCCTTTGATTCGCAAGGTTTCGGTTTCGCGGTTTCAGCAACTGTTTGAAACGCTGGACATTTTTCGCCCGGTCCAGGTGGTCCTGCACACGGGGTTCGACCCACGGCATCATCGCGGGCACCGGCGCGCCTGGCTGGACAACAGCATGGCCATCTGGGAGCCGTTGGTGAAACGCGCCGAAGGGCTGAACATCCCGCTGCTGCTGGAAAACGTCTGGGAAAGGGACCCGGAGCTGCACCTGGAACTGTTCGGGAGGATCGATTCACCGTTTTTCGGCTTCTGCCTGGATGTCGGACACCAGCACAGCTTTTCCGGGACTGCCCTCTCGGTATGGCTGGAAGCCTTGTGGCACGTTCTCAGGGAGATTCACGTGCACGATAACGACGGGAGCCGGGATGCTCACCTGCCGGTGGGGCGCGGGAGCATCGATTTTGCGCTCCTGTTCGATTTCCTGAAGGCCAGGAACCTGACTCCTCTCTTGACTCTCGAACCCCACCTGGAAGAACATCTTCCCGAGAGCCTGTCCGGTCTGATGAGGGTGATGACGGCCTGCGGAACCGCGTGGCCCGTCTTGTCGTAG
- a CDS encoding metal ABC transporter solute-binding protein, Zn/Mn family encodes MTHPARVVAKLLLGLSLVFAVAGAPAAVGAAEAKGRLEVTVSILPQKYFVEKIGGDLVSVTVMVEPGAEPHVYDPKPQRMTGLTRSKIYFAVGAPFEDVWLDRFAAANPKMRIVRTDAGIAKLSMEHDHATPEKEEAHTHPESAAREHSHGGEDPHVWTSPPLVMIQARHILAGLVEADPAHRGAYETNYRKFVEELVELDHFLLNLFQDRPKGEFIVFHPAWGYFAEAYNLQQVSIEIEGKEPKAADLQRLIEQARKRRVGTVFVQPQFSDRSAKVIAEAIGSRVEFADPMSADWDRNLREFAGKIHASLH; translated from the coding sequence ATGACACATCCTGCGAGAGTTGTCGCAAAACTTCTGCTTGGTTTGAGCCTGGTTTTTGCGGTCGCCGGGGCTCCGGCCGCCGTCGGCGCCGCGGAGGCGAAAGGTCGTCTGGAGGTCACCGTCAGCATTCTGCCTCAGAAGTATTTTGTGGAGAAGATCGGCGGGGACCTGGTTTCCGTCACCGTGATGGTGGAACCGGGAGCGGAACCGCACGTCTACGATCCCAAGCCGCAGAGGATGACGGGGCTTACCCGGTCGAAAATCTATTTTGCCGTCGGCGCGCCGTTCGAGGACGTCTGGCTCGATCGGTTCGCCGCGGCCAATCCTAAAATGCGCATCGTCCGGACCGATGCCGGAATCGCAAAGCTTTCCATGGAACACGACCATGCTACCCCGGAGAAGGAAGAGGCGCACACGCATCCGGAGTCCGCTGCGAGGGAGCATTCTCACGGCGGGGAGGACCCTCACGTGTGGACTTCCCCTCCGCTGGTGATGATCCAGGCGCGGCACATCCTCGCCGGGCTGGTCGAGGCGGATCCCGCTCACCGGGGGGCCTACGAGACGAACTACCGGAAGTTCGTGGAGGAACTGGTCGAGCTGGATCACTTTCTACTGAACCTGTTTCAAGACAGGCCGAAAGGGGAGTTCATCGTCTTTCATCCGGCCTGGGGCTATTTTGCCGAAGCCTACAACCTCCAGCAGGTGTCCATCGAAATCGAAGGCAAGGAACCGAAGGCGGCCGATCTGCAGCGGTTGATCGAACAAGCGCGGAAACGCAGGGTCGGAACGGTTTTCGTGCAGCCGCAGTTTTCCGACAGGAGCGCCAAGGTCATTGCCGAGGCCATCGGCTCGCGGGTGGAATTTGCCGATCCGATGTCGGCCGACTGGGACAGGAACCTGCGGGAATTCGCGGGGAAAATCCACGCATCACTGCACTGA
- a CDS encoding Fur family transcriptional regulator, protein MCRQCDYSDLLKRSGVSLTVHRLRVLEVIGDSPCPLSHREIHRTLKRSRVVDRVTVYRILDLLVDKGVVQRISSGDRGFRYGLAPSSNHPSHHHFFCSVCGNMQCLDPGALPIDLQALQRSCASLIRNVEVRLDGICGNCLENRGAKDN, encoded by the coding sequence ATGTGCCGCCAATGCGATTATTCCGATCTTCTGAAACGCTCGGGAGTGAGCCTGACGGTTCACCGGTTGAGGGTGCTGGAGGTCATCGGGGACAGCCCGTGTCCGCTGAGTCACCGGGAGATTCACCGGACGCTGAAACGATCCCGCGTCGTGGACCGGGTGACGGTCTACCGCATACTCGATCTTCTCGTGGACAAGGGGGTCGTCCAGCGGATCAGCTCGGGCGACAGGGGTTTCCGGTACGGCCTGGCCCCCAGCTCGAACCATCCCTCCCATCATCATTTTTTCTGCAGCGTTTGCGGGAACATGCAATGTCTCGATCCCGGTGCGCTTCCCATCGATTTGCAGGCACTGCAACGGTCCTGCGCGTCCTTGATCCGCAACGTCGAGGTGCGCCTGGACGGGATATGCGGGAACTGCCTGGAGAATCGCGGCGCCAAGGATAACTGA
- a CDS encoding substrate-binding domain-containing protein, translating to MLRKSVLAGAVLVALVCFGFIGVRDGDCAEPQIKDLILATTTSTVDTGLLDALIPKFEKETGYRVKTISAGTGQALAMGEKGEADVLLVHAPEAEKKLVDGGMVINYQLVMHNDFVIVGPAGDPAGIKGKPSADALKAVAAKEAVFISRGDDSGTHKKEKSLWKKVEIQPAGKWYRESGQGMGATLLMASEQQGYTLTDRGTYLAQKKNVKLDILSEGDKALLNIYHVMQVNPEKFAKVNGPGAKAFVEFMVRPDVQKFIGEFGKDKFGQPLFFPDAGKQM from the coding sequence ATGTTGAGAAAATCGGTTTTGGCTGGTGCGGTGCTCGTTGCCCTGGTTTGTTTCGGCTTCATCGGTGTGCGGGACGGGGATTGCGCGGAACCCCAAATAAAGGATCTTATATTGGCGACCACCACGTCCACCGTGGATACCGGACTCCTTGACGCATTGATCCCGAAGTTCGAAAAAGAAACCGGATACCGTGTCAAGACCATCTCCGCCGGCACGGGGCAGGCTTTGGCAATGGGTGAGAAGGGCGAAGCGGACGTGCTCCTGGTTCACGCTCCCGAGGCGGAGAAGAAGCTGGTTGACGGCGGGATGGTGATCAACTATCAGCTGGTCATGCACAACGACTTCGTGATCGTCGGCCCGGCGGGAGACCCGGCGGGGATCAAAGGCAAGCCGAGTGCGGATGCGCTCAAGGCCGTCGCGGCGAAGGAAGCCGTGTTCATTTCCCGGGGGGACGATTCCGGCACGCACAAAAAGGAAAAATCTCTGTGGAAGAAGGTGGAAATTCAGCCCGCAGGGAAATGGTACCGGGAATCCGGGCAGGGCATGGGGGCGACCCTGCTGATGGCTTCCGAACAGCAGGGATACACGCTTACGGACCGCGGAACCTACCTCGCCCAGAAGAAGAACGTCAAGCTCGACATCCTGTCCGAAGGGGACAAGGCCCTGCTCAACATCTATCACGTCATGCAGGTGAATCCGGAGAAATTCGCCAAGGTCAACGGCCCCGGCGCCAAGGCTTTCGTCGAATTCATGGTGCGGCCCGACGTCCAGAAGTTCATCGGTGAATTCGGCAAGGACAAGTTCGGTCAGCCGCTCTTTTTCCCCGACGCTGGAAAGCAGATGTAG
- a CDS encoding ABC transporter permease codes for MNVISEGIVEAARLLVTLDPDVVAITLRTLQVSTTATFISVLIGLPFGTFLALTRFFGRGFVVSLVNFGMGLPPVVVGLVTWLFLTRYGPLGTLGLLYSPTAMVIAQAVIASPIVAGFAMAAIQSVNPKLRLQILSLGATRIQFLFLLLWEARLGILAAVIAGFGGVISEVGASMMVGGNVRGYTRVLTTATVLEVSKGSFALATGLSIILLALSFGIMASLSYLQQRGR; via the coding sequence TTGAACGTCATTTCCGAAGGCATCGTCGAAGCGGCAAGGCTGCTCGTCACTTTGGACCCCGATGTAGTGGCCATCACCCTGAGGACGCTCCAGGTCTCCACGACCGCAACCTTCATCAGTGTCCTGATCGGCCTTCCGTTCGGCACTTTCCTGGCCCTGACCCGATTTTTCGGCCGCGGATTCGTGGTGAGCCTGGTCAACTTCGGGATGGGACTTCCCCCCGTGGTCGTGGGGCTCGTCACGTGGCTGTTCCTGACCCGATACGGGCCGTTGGGCACGCTGGGTCTCCTCTATTCCCCCACGGCCATGGTCATCGCGCAGGCGGTCATCGCTTCGCCCATCGTGGCGGGGTTCGCCATGGCGGCTATCCAGTCGGTCAACCCCAAGCTCCGCCTGCAAATCCTGTCCCTGGGAGCGACCCGCATCCAGTTCCTGTTCCTGCTGCTCTGGGAGGCGCGCCTGGGCATCCTGGCCGCTGTAATAGCCGGTTTCGGCGGCGTCATCAGCGAGGTGGGCGCGTCCATGATGGTGGGCGGCAACGTGCGCGGCTATACGCGCGTGCTCACTACCGCCACGGTCCTTGAGGTTTCCAAGGGGAGTTTCGCGCTCGCCACGGGGCTGAGCATCATCCTGCTGGCGCTTTCCTTCGGCATCATGGCCTCATTGAGCTACCTGCAGCAAAGGGGCCGGTGA
- a CDS encoding energy-coupling factor ABC transporter ATP-binding protein, translating to MAEHLIAAKDLRLRLDGRDIFHIPEFSLQRGEVLALVGPNGSGKSSLLLTLALLQEPTEGTVRFDGRPAGRDNALALRRRMALVFQEALLLDATVRRNLMIALRLRGVTGREAEQRANRWLDRFGIAHLASRKARRLSGGEAQRTSLARAFALEPEVLFLDEPFASLDYPTRRSLLGELGKLLKDMNMTTLFVTHDYTEIPYLADRVMVLYEGRIIKTGSVRQVFGDQIVERKVWAPWEDAE from the coding sequence ATGGCCGAACACTTGATCGCGGCAAAGGATTTGCGACTCCGGCTGGACGGGCGGGACATCTTCCATATCCCGGAGTTTTCCCTTCAGCGGGGGGAAGTCCTGGCGCTCGTCGGTCCCAACGGTTCCGGCAAGTCCAGCCTTCTTCTCACCCTCGCCCTGCTTCAGGAGCCGACGGAGGGGACGGTACGCTTTGACGGCCGTCCGGCGGGCAGGGACAATGCCCTGGCGTTGCGCCGCCGCATGGCGCTGGTGTTCCAGGAGGCTTTGCTGCTGGATGCCACGGTGCGCCGCAACCTCATGATCGCACTCCGCCTGCGGGGAGTCACGGGGAGGGAGGCCGAACAGCGGGCCAATCGCTGGCTGGATCGTTTCGGAATCGCCCATCTCGCTTCCCGAAAGGCGCGTCGGCTTTCAGGCGGCGAAGCTCAGCGAACGAGCCTGGCCCGCGCATTTGCCCTGGAGCCGGAAGTCCTTTTCCTGGACGAACCCTTCGCTTCGCTCGATTATCCCACGCGCCGCTCCCTGCTCGGCGAGCTCGGGAAGCTCCTCAAGGACATGAACATGACCACCCTGTTCGTCACCCACGACTACACGGAAATTCCCTATCTCGCCGATCGAGTGATGGTCCTCTATGAAGGGCGGATCATCAAGACGGGATCGGTGCGGCAGGTCTTCGGGGATCAGATCGTCGAGCGCAAGGTCTGGGCGCCCTGGGAGGACGCCGAGTAG
- the fdhF gene encoding formate dehydrogenase subunit alpha: protein MKDDIITLKVNGKDFKGREVKGKKGQTVLEVLRANDVHVPTLCYHPQMPPYGGCRLCIVEIENMRGLPPSCTTPATDGMVVNTHSPKVVGVRKTVLELLLAYGDHNCLLCEQTGSCELQNLVYEHGIDHVRIKSQFVPKIKDDSHPMIVRDHNKCVLCGRCVRACLQVQVNGAIDVAARGSDSYITTFNNTNLMESNCVSCGQCVQACPVGALTEKKSRFKGRAWEMEKVRTTCPYCGVGCQMWLHVKDGRIVKVTGVEDGAPNEGRLCVKGRFGYDFIYSEERLKTPLIKENGAFREASWDEALDLVAKKFTEIKKKHGPDAIAGVSSSRSLNEDSYQMQKLFRAVIGTNNIDNCARTUHAPTVAGLAKSFGSGAMTNSFGDFARAKLILAIGTNMTEAHPVASSFVKNAVQNGGELIVVDPRRTGLADHASQHLQLRVGSDIALLNGLMHVLITEDLYDKEYVKNCCTGFDELKKKVMEYPPERAAEISGVDAETIRQVARKLATVRPAMLAYTLGITEHTCGMNNVLSCANLQMLLGNVGFECGGVNPLRGQNNVQGACDMGALPNVFPGYQQVADPKARAKFEAAWNVKGLPDKPGLMMPQMMDGLASGKVKAFYIFGENLANTEPDIRHVEHCLDSAEFLVCNDIFPTETTRFADVVFPVAAWSENDGTFSNSERRVSRVRTVSEPPGVAKPNWWVFKEIARRMGQEWASSSAQELWDNEISVLAPALGGIKYRRIEKDGLQWPAPTEEHPGTPTLHRDGKFTCGLGNLVPVDWTPPAEVPDKEYPFVLSTGRRLFHYHTRTQTGRCEGLNDLLGEETADMSREDGIAMGIQVGDKVRVKSRRGEVVVTANPTDRVPKGMVWMAFHFRDGCANWLTNPVFDPVTQTAEYKACAVKIEKA, encoded by the coding sequence ATGAAAGACGATATCATCACTCTCAAGGTCAACGGGAAGGATTTCAAGGGAAGGGAGGTCAAGGGAAAAAAAGGGCAGACGGTCCTCGAAGTTCTTCGGGCCAACGACGTTCATGTGCCCACCCTGTGCTACCATCCCCAGATGCCACCCTACGGGGGATGCAGATTGTGCATCGTCGAAATCGAGAACATGCGCGGTCTCCCGCCTTCCTGTACCACCCCCGCAACCGACGGGATGGTTGTGAACACGCACTCACCCAAGGTGGTCGGGGTGCGTAAAACGGTGCTGGAACTGCTCCTCGCCTACGGGGACCACAATTGCCTGCTGTGCGAGCAGACGGGCAGCTGCGAGCTCCAAAACCTGGTTTACGAGCACGGCATCGACCATGTTCGCATCAAGTCGCAATTCGTTCCCAAGATCAAGGACGATTCACATCCGATGATCGTCCGCGACCACAACAAGTGCGTGCTGTGCGGCCGCTGCGTCAGGGCCTGCCTGCAGGTGCAGGTGAACGGCGCCATCGATGTCGCGGCTCGCGGTTCGGATTCCTACATCACGACGTTCAACAACACCAACCTGATGGAATCCAACTGCGTTTCCTGCGGTCAATGCGTTCAGGCATGCCCGGTGGGTGCCCTGACCGAGAAAAAGTCGAGGTTCAAGGGCCGGGCGTGGGAGATGGAAAAGGTCCGCACGACCTGCCCCTACTGCGGCGTGGGCTGCCAGATGTGGCTGCACGTCAAGGACGGCCGGATCGTCAAGGTCACGGGGGTCGAGGACGGCGCTCCCAATGAAGGCCGGTTGTGTGTGAAGGGCCGCTTCGGTTATGACTTCATCTATTCGGAAGAGCGGCTGAAGACGCCTTTGATCAAGGAAAACGGTGCGTTTCGTGAGGCTTCATGGGACGAGGCGCTCGATCTGGTCGCAAAGAAGTTCACGGAAATCAAGAAAAAACACGGTCCGGACGCCATCGCGGGGGTGAGCTCGTCGCGCAGCCTCAACGAAGACTCCTACCAGATGCAGAAGCTGTTCCGCGCGGTGATCGGAACCAACAACATCGACAACTGCGCACGTACCTGACACGCTCCAACCGTCGCCGGTCTGGCGAAATCTTTCGGTTCCGGAGCAATGACGAACTCGTTCGGCGATTTTGCGCGGGCGAAACTGATTCTGGCCATAGGCACCAACATGACGGAAGCGCACCCCGTGGCTTCGAGTTTTGTGAAGAACGCGGTGCAGAACGGTGGGGAACTGATCGTGGTGGATCCGCGCCGCACGGGCCTTGCCGATCACGCTTCCCAGCACCTCCAACTCCGCGTGGGCAGCGACATCGCGCTCCTCAACGGCCTGATGCACGTGCTCATCACGGAGGATCTCTACGACAAGGAATACGTCAAGAACTGCTGTACGGGTTTTGACGAGCTGAAAAAGAAAGTCATGGAGTATCCGCCGGAGCGGGCGGCCGAGATCTCCGGGGTCGACGCCGAGACCATCCGGCAGGTCGCGCGCAAGCTCGCCACGGTGCGCCCGGCCATGCTGGCTTACACGCTGGGCATCACCGAACACACCTGCGGCATGAACAACGTGCTGTCCTGCGCGAACCTGCAGATGCTCCTCGGCAATGTGGGATTCGAATGCGGCGGCGTCAACCCGTTGCGCGGCCAGAACAACGTGCAGGGAGCCTGCGACATGGGCGCTCTGCCCAATGTTTTCCCCGGGTATCAACAGGTGGCGGATCCCAAGGCGAGGGCGAAGTTTGAAGCGGCCTGGAACGTCAAGGGACTTCCCGACAAACCCGGTCTGATGATGCCGCAGATGATGGACGGCCTGGCGTCGGGGAAGGTCAAGGCCTTTTACATCTTCGGTGAGAACCTGGCCAATACCGAGCCGGACATCCGGCACGTGGAGCACTGCCTGGATTCGGCCGAATTCCTGGTCTGCAACGATATCTTCCCGACGGAGACGACGCGCTTTGCGGACGTCGTATTTCCGGTCGCTGCCTGGAGCGAGAACGACGGAACCTTCAGCAACAGCGAGCGGCGGGTGAGCCGGGTGCGGACCGTGAGCGAACCGCCGGGTGTGGCCAAGCCCAACTGGTGGGTTTTCAAGGAAATCGCCCGACGCATGGGACAGGAGTGGGCGTCTTCAAGCGCGCAGGAACTGTGGGACAATGAAATCTCGGTGCTGGCTCCGGCTCTTGGCGGAATCAAGTATCGGCGCATCGAGAAGGATGGTCTGCAGTGGCCCGCGCCGACCGAAGAACATCCGGGAACGCCGACCTTGCATCGGGACGGCAAGTTCACCTGCGGACTGGGGAATCTGGTTCCTGTGGACTGGACACCCCCGGCGGAGGTGCCGGACAAGGAGTATCCGTTCGTGCTCAGCACGGGCCGGCGGCTGTTCCACTACCATACGCGGACCCAGACGGGAAGGTGTGAGGGATTGAACGACCTTCTGGGCGAAGAGACGGCCGACATGTCCCGGGAAGACGGCATCGCCATGGGAATTCAGGTCGGCGACAAAGTCCGGGTGAAATCGCGCCGCGGGGAAGTGGTGGTTACGGCCAATCCCACCGACCGCGTTCCGAAGGGCATGGTCTGGATGGCCTTCCATTTCCGCGATGGCTGTGCCAACTGGCTGACCAACCCGGTCTTCGATCCGGTCACGCAGACCGCGGAATACAAAGCCTGCGCGGTCAAGATCGAAAAGGCCTGA